From Pandoraea vervacti, the proteins below share one genomic window:
- a CDS encoding SDR family oxidoreductase, with the protein MFDFEGQRVLVIGGSSGIGRAAAQAFAKAGAAVTIASRSQAKLDDALATIGSSARAVVLDTGDVAAVEQFFTDHAPWRHVVISAAQTPTGQVRKLSLADAHAAFDSKFWGTYHVAKFARIEDGGSLTLTSGYLSVRPSTSSVVQGAINAAVEALGRGLALELSPVRVNTVSPGLTVTPLWNKLAEADREAMYRQAAERLPARRVVAAEDVANTILYLAGTPSATGSTVLIDAGGVIA; encoded by the coding sequence ATGTTTGACTTCGAAGGCCAGCGGGTGCTGGTGATCGGCGGGAGTTCCGGTATCGGCCGCGCGGCGGCGCAGGCGTTTGCGAAGGCGGGCGCGGCGGTGACCATCGCGTCGCGCAGTCAGGCCAAACTCGACGACGCGCTCGCCACCATCGGCAGCAGCGCCCGGGCGGTCGTGCTCGATACCGGCGACGTGGCCGCCGTCGAGCAGTTCTTTACCGATCACGCGCCGTGGCGCCACGTGGTGATCTCTGCCGCGCAAACGCCGACAGGGCAGGTGCGCAAGCTCTCGCTGGCGGACGCCCATGCCGCGTTCGACAGCAAGTTCTGGGGCACTTATCACGTGGCCAAATTTGCTCGCATCGAGGATGGCGGGTCGCTCACGCTGACGTCCGGCTATCTGAGCGTGCGGCCCAGCACGTCGTCGGTGGTGCAGGGGGCGATCAACGCGGCGGTGGAAGCGCTGGGTCGCGGACTCGCGCTTGAGCTCTCGCCGGTGCGCGTCAACACGGTCTCGCCGGGGCTGACCGTCACGCCGCTCTGGAACAAGCTTGCCGAGGCGGACCGCGAGGCGATGTATCGCCAGGCGGCCGAGCGTTTGCCCGCGCGTCGCGTCGTGGCGGCCGAGGACGTCGCCAACACCATCCTGTATCTGGCGGGCACCCCGAGTGCGACAGGCTCGACGGTGCTCATCGACGCGGGGGGCGTCATCGCCTGA
- a CDS encoding LysR family transcriptional regulator, which yields MIDQTLDLALFDRVVSTGSLSAAAREMGLSLAVVSKRLGLLEQRLGVRLLNRTTRRQALTEAGQVFHACCQRILAEIAETERLMTRQAGTVGGVLRISAPRAFGRRHLTPLLVAFREQHPGVRVQMSLSDLWVDLVAQGIDVAIRVGSLPDSSLVAQELAPNYRVLVASPDYLAQRGTPSDVGDLQRHDCILFGNAPHGDWRFVSGSETLRVQVPDTYVVDDGDAAHQLALHGAGITQKSIWDVGDDIREGRLARVLPALQIPASPLHAVYPHSRHQAPRTRVFVEFLRDRLRATWRWPER from the coding sequence ATGATCGATCAGACGCTGGACCTTGCGCTCTTCGACCGGGTTGTCTCGACCGGAAGCCTGTCGGCCGCGGCCCGTGAGATGGGCCTGTCGCTCGCGGTCGTGAGCAAACGGCTCGGGCTACTGGAACAACGACTCGGTGTGCGACTGCTCAACCGCACCACGCGCAGGCAGGCGCTGACCGAAGCGGGACAGGTGTTTCATGCCTGCTGCCAGCGAATTCTGGCCGAGATTGCAGAGACCGAACGGCTGATGACCCGACAGGCAGGCACCGTCGGCGGCGTCTTGCGCATCAGTGCGCCGCGCGCCTTTGGCCGACGTCATCTCACGCCCCTGCTCGTGGCGTTTCGCGAACAGCATCCGGGCGTCAGGGTGCAGATGTCGCTAAGCGATCTGTGGGTCGATCTGGTGGCGCAAGGCATCGACGTCGCGATCCGCGTCGGCAGCCTGCCCGACTCCAGCCTTGTGGCGCAGGAATTGGCGCCGAACTATCGGGTGCTGGTGGCTTCGCCCGATTACCTCGCACAACGCGGCACGCCGTCGGACGTCGGCGACCTGCAACGCCACGACTGCATCCTCTTCGGCAATGCACCGCATGGCGACTGGCGATTCGTATCGGGCTCCGAAACATTGCGCGTACAAGTGCCCGACACCTACGTGGTGGATGACGGCGACGCGGCCCATCAACTGGCGCTGCACGGCGCAGGCATCACGCAAAAATCGATTTGGGACGTGGGCGACGATATTCGCGAGGGCCGGCTCGCGCGCGTGCTGCCCGCCCTTCAGATTCCGGCCTCGCCGCTACATGCCGTCTATCCGCACAGCCGCCATCAGGCGCCGAGAACGCGCGTGTTCGTCGAGTTCTTGCGAGACCGTTTGCGCGCGACCTGGCGCTGGCCTGAGCGCTGA
- a CDS encoding TetR/AcrR family transcriptional regulator: protein MGISREQAAENREAIVKAADRLFRERGVDAVGLTALMKEAGFTQGGFYNHFKSKDALVAAVMARAMAANDAMLAQRQTDLAAGTVPEMSVDKYLSTAHRDDVACGCPMAGFAGDVPRIGDEAQACYAKGLAHALERMTEAGMAKGAPREPAYQDAMARFAQMVGSLVLSRAVVGADPALSEALLAAGRDALKGATGRDTMA, encoded by the coding sequence ATGGGGATTTCGAGGGAGCAGGCGGCGGAAAATCGTGAGGCGATCGTCAAGGCGGCCGACCGGTTGTTTCGCGAGCGCGGCGTTGACGCCGTGGGACTGACCGCGCTGATGAAGGAGGCCGGGTTCACACAAGGCGGCTTCTACAACCACTTCAAGTCGAAGGACGCTCTGGTGGCGGCGGTGATGGCGCGGGCGATGGCGGCCAACGATGCGATGTTGGCGCAACGTCAGACGGATCTGGCCGCGGGAACAGTGCCGGAGATGAGCGTGGACAAGTATCTGTCGACGGCACATCGCGACGACGTGGCGTGCGGTTGTCCCATGGCAGGGTTTGCGGGCGACGTGCCGCGCATCGGCGACGAGGCGCAAGCGTGCTATGCCAAAGGACTGGCGCACGCACTCGAACGGATGACGGAGGCGGGCATGGCGAAGGGAGCCCCCCGGGAGCCGGCGTATCAGGACGCCATGGCGCGATTTGCCCAGATGGTCGGCTCGCTCGTGCTCTCGCGCGCTGTGGTCGGGGCGGACCCGGCGTTGTCCGAGGCGTTACTGGCCGCAGGGCGCGACGCGCTCAAAGGAGCGACCGGGCGCGACACAATGGCGTGA
- a CDS encoding SDR family oxidoreductase, whose amino-acid sequence MQIKDAVVFVTGANRGLGLEFAKQALALGAKKVYAGSRDPSKATLPGVTPVKLDVNNANDVAAAASLAGDVTLLVNNAGVASVSEGLTRPGSAKLLRDTLETNLFGVLAMTQAFAPVLGRNGGGALLNVLSVVSWVNSRVIPEYSITKSAAWSLTNGVRHELREQKTQVVGLHAGYIDTDLTSGFDVEKTTPSDVVRQAYAAIEAGELEVHVDNTTRAVKQGLSQGIYLIDPSAQS is encoded by the coding sequence ATGCAGATCAAAGATGCCGTCGTATTCGTCACCGGCGCCAACCGGGGCCTTGGACTGGAGTTCGCCAAACAGGCGCTAGCCCTCGGCGCGAAAAAGGTCTACGCGGGTTCGCGCGACCCGTCGAAGGCGACGCTACCGGGCGTGACCCCGGTCAAACTCGACGTGAACAACGCCAACGACGTGGCGGCTGCCGCCAGCCTGGCAGGCGACGTCACCCTGCTCGTCAACAATGCCGGTGTCGCCAGCGTCTCCGAGGGCCTGACCCGCCCGGGCTCGGCGAAGCTGCTGCGCGACACGCTGGAGACCAACCTGTTCGGCGTACTCGCCATGACGCAGGCATTCGCCCCGGTCCTGGGGCGCAACGGGGGTGGGGCATTGCTCAACGTGTTGTCCGTCGTGAGCTGGGTCAATTCCCGCGTGATCCCCGAATATTCGATCACGAAGTCGGCGGCGTGGTCGCTGACCAACGGCGTGCGTCATGAATTGCGTGAACAGAAGACCCAGGTCGTCGGTCTGCATGCCGGTTACATCGACACCGATTTGACGAGCGGCTTCGACGTCGAAAAAACCACGCCGTCGGACGTCGTGCGTCAGGCTTACGCGGCCATCGAGGCCGGCGAACTGGAAGTGCACGTCGACAACACGACGCGTGCTGTCAAACAGGGATTGTCGCAAGGCATTTACCTGATCGATCCGTCCGCCCAGTCATAA
- a CDS encoding recombination-associated protein RdgC, translating to MWFKNLQLHRIPAGWSMSVAQMEEALEKHAFREGGSLEMQVQGWAPPREGGELVHSVNRQFLLAYRAEKKLLPTTVVNQVTRAKALELEEQQGFKPGRKQMRELKEQVTDELLPRAFGIRRDTRVWIDPVNRWLVIDAASPAKADEVRSLLLKTLDIILENVELNEAPVAVMTSWLAGNDAPAGFTVDQDVELRSNTDEKAAVRYVAHPLDGADVRQHIEAGKRCTKLAMTWNDRISFVLTDAFIIKRVTPLDIIKDAADPTAEGEAEKFDADVALMTGELARMLDDLVEAVGGERQMDKAA from the coding sequence ATGTGGTTCAAGAATCTTCAGTTGCACCGAATTCCTGCCGGTTGGTCCATGAGCGTCGCGCAAATGGAAGAGGCGCTCGAGAAGCACGCCTTCCGTGAGGGCGGCAGCCTCGAAATGCAGGTGCAGGGCTGGGCGCCGCCGCGCGAAGGCGGCGAACTCGTGCACAGCGTCAATCGTCAGTTCCTGCTGGCCTATCGCGCGGAGAAGAAGCTCCTGCCGACGACCGTCGTCAATCAGGTCACGCGCGCCAAGGCGCTCGAACTCGAAGAGCAGCAGGGCTTCAAGCCCGGCCGCAAGCAGATGCGCGAGCTCAAGGAGCAGGTCACCGACGAACTGCTGCCGCGTGCGTTCGGCATTCGCCGCGACACGCGCGTGTGGATCGATCCGGTCAACCGCTGGCTGGTGATCGATGCGGCCTCGCCTGCGAAGGCCGATGAAGTGCGCAGCCTGTTGCTCAAGACGCTGGACATCATTCTCGAGAACGTCGAACTCAACGAAGCGCCGGTCGCCGTGATGACGTCGTGGCTCGCGGGCAACGACGCGCCGGCCGGCTTTACCGTCGATCAGGACGTGGAACTGCGCTCGAACACGGACGAGAAGGCTGCCGTGCGTTACGTGGCGCACCCGCTCGACGGCGCCGACGTGCGTCAGCACATCGAAGCCGGCAAGCGCTGCACGAAGCTGGCGATGACGTGGAACGACCGGATTTCGTTCGTGCTGACCGACGCGTTCATCATCAAGCGAGTGACGCCGCTCGACATCATCAAGGACGCCGCCGACCCGACCGCCGAAGGCGAAGCGGAGAAGTTCGACGCGGACGTCGCCCTCATGACCGGCGAACTCGCCCGCATGCTCGACGATCTGGTCGAAGCCGTGGGTGGCGAACGCCAGATGGACAAGGCCGCCTGA
- a CDS encoding DUF1854 domain-containing protein has product MQIDFTLSRNAFGRLVLTDASGVAHEGIVPVRAFPIAAPDEGLALVSTEGRELVWLDSVDALPEDMRALVRDELAAREFMPEVLRIKGVSTYATPSTWTVETNRGEASFVLRGEEDIRRLGGQTLLITDNHGIHFLIRDSGALDKASKKILDRFL; this is encoded by the coding sequence ATGCAGATCGATTTCACCCTGTCGCGCAACGCCTTCGGACGTCTGGTGCTGACTGACGCCTCGGGCGTCGCGCATGAAGGTATCGTGCCCGTGCGCGCCTTTCCGATCGCCGCGCCGGACGAGGGCCTGGCGCTCGTGAGCACGGAAGGGCGCGAGCTCGTCTGGCTCGATTCGGTGGATGCGCTGCCCGAGGACATGCGTGCGCTGGTGCGCGATGAACTCGCCGCGCGAGAGTTTATGCCGGAGGTGCTGCGCATCAAAGGCGTGTCGACCTATGCCACGCCAAGCACGTGGACGGTCGAGACGAATCGCGGTGAGGCGTCGTTCGTGCTGCGCGGTGAAGAGGACATCCGCCGTCTCGGCGGGCAGACCCTGCTCATTACCGACAACCACGGCATTCACTTCCTGATTCGCGATTCAGGCGCGCTGGACAAGGCCAGCAAGAAGATTCTCGACCGTTTCCTCTGA